One window of the Chryseobacterium sp. CY350 genome contains the following:
- a CDS encoding thymidine kinase, translating into MFLENTINHSKQSGWMEVICGSMFSGKTEELIRRLRRAEMAGQNVEIFKPKTDTRYSDEDVVSHNKNKIRSTAIENPDEILLLGSNCDVIGIDEAQFFDESIVEVANQLANNGIRVVIAGLDMDFLGRPFGSMPNLMATAEYVTKVHAICKRTGNLANYSMRISEGNNLVELGETESYEAVSRRVFIDEVLSKQK; encoded by the coding sequence ATGTTTTTAGAAAATACAATTAATCATTCCAAACAAAGCGGTTGGATGGAAGTTATTTGTGGCTCAATGTTTTCCGGAAAAACCGAAGAGTTGATCCGAAGACTGAGAAGAGCAGAAATGGCGGGTCAGAATGTAGAAATATTCAAACCAAAAACAGATACAAGATATTCTGATGAAGATGTCGTTTCTCACAATAAAAATAAAATCCGAAGCACCGCAATCGAAAATCCTGATGAAATTCTTCTTTTAGGGTCAAATTGCGATGTAATAGGAATTGATGAAGCACAATTCTTTGACGAAAGTATCGTTGAAGTAGCTAATCAATTGGCAAACAACGGAATAAGAGTTGTTATCGCAGGTCTGGATATGGATTTTCTCGGTCGCCCTTTCGGGTCAATGCCAAATTTGATGGCAACTGCGGAATATGTGACTAAAGTTCATGCAATTTGCAAAAGAACAGGAAATCTTGCCAACTATTCTATGAGAATTTCTGAGGGAAATAATCTTGTAGAACTTGGTGAAACTGAAAGTTATGAAGCGGTGAGCCGCCGTGTTTTTATAGATGAAGTGCTTTCTAAACAAAAATAA